The sequence TATGGCTTTTGAACAAAATTCTATGAAGTCAgttatattttgctttaaattagcatacaaaaattgaaaatgttttaaccTATTCTTTTTAACCGAAAGCTACAGAATTCCTCTATGTTCCATAACCTGACCACTCCGTGTGtcacaaggaaaacagaaatgctttattttaagtttttgtgATATTCTATTTCATGTGACTTGAAGTACAATAAAGGTTGGGATAAACAGACTTTATGCAACACCACATCCTACTACAGAACATTTCAtaagagaaaaggaataaagaCTCCCACTGAAAAGCTGCTGGTGTCAAATAATCATTTATTCTGCTGTTGTTGACTTGCCCCCATCTAAATGACAGGGGCTTAGCTACCAAAAGGAAACAATATTCCAACAAGTGCCTGTGAAACCCTGAATAATTCTTGTCACATCAAAAGCCTATGTGGAACTGTGTGCTTTTGGCTttagtgttctttttttttctcacacatACAGAAACAATAAATGAGGAAATATTTATGCTTATCAGAAAGAAGGCTAGTTTTTACAAACATCCTTTCTCAGCACATCAATGGATCTTAAACTGCATGTCTGAAGTTAGGATGAACTTCAGGCTTGATGTCACATATCGTGCTCAAAAGTTTTTTCATCATGCTTTCCATGTTCTTGTGGTAGCTTCTAGTGAGGTTTCGGACAGTTTCTGTTGTTTGCTCTTCTATTTTAGCAGAGAGGTTGCCTTGGGAGCCCATTACCTGAAAAGCAGAAGTCCTCTGAGCAAAATAAAGGGTTATATATGACTATGTTTATTGTACTTTTCTTTATCATCTAGTATAAACATAACAGAAACATGTCAAAGTGCTTCCTAACAGTAAGGGTATGAGCTAGGTTGAACTGTATGCATAAAAACAGGATTAAAGGGGACTCTTTCATATGCTCATTAGCAATGGGAATCTCCCCATATAATGAAAATTTCCCAGCTCACTGTGGGAACAACACTGTAcatgttttgtcttttatatctctcattttaatttgtttctattttaatgACTAGTCAACTAAGTTCCATTACCAGTGTGCTACATTTGGCCTCACTGAGAATGAATGTGAGCACGACTAAGGAGGAAAACACGGGAAAGCCTTCCTGACAATGCATAATTACAGTTTCAGAGTACTTGAAATGTCTTCAGCAGTTAGTGATGTATAACCTTCAACAAGCCTCAGACAAGGTCTTTTAATGTTACATTTTCTTATCTGGCAAAATACCAGACAGCTTCTGGCACAGTTAATATCAGGACATTCGCTTAGAATTTAATTGACTCTAGACTTGCTGAACATTTTAGCAAGGTTATGTTATAAACAGATGTACGTGTTCCAAATCCGTTACTTTGCTCCGTCCTTCCCCACTGCCCCAACATCCCTTGAATTCTTCCCTTACGGAAAAGTCCTTCAGATACTGGCAGAGAAATTGGTTTCCAGCTAAAGAATTCCAGGGGAGAGCAGAAGACATTTCTGCACACTGACAGAGTAAGAAAGGAATAAGTAACATATTCTTCTTGTTCCTGCCATGGTCCTCTGGGGTGGACTAGCAGCTGAAGCTAACCTGTGATGTTAGTGGGATACCCAGAGGATGAccagaaacaaaggaagaatCATTAGCTTTATTTTCCACATGATTTCAGCCCAACTTAGGccttaaaagaggaaaagcagctgagTTAAGATCTTTTGCAGAAATCACCTTTGGAATTCTATTTATCAGTACCTGGAAATGTAGTTTGTCCATAATCCAGATGTAGACTGCTTTCCAATTTGGGAGAAATACAGGGCATAGACATAAGTGTAAATATCGGGAAAAGATTACAGTTTTCTATAGTAACTATTTTTagttggcattttattttagcttttagaCAAATTGTAAGGGTCTCATGTGGGAAAGATTGTACAGCTTAGACCAGATTTATGAAGCTGATTTTTTCCACTGGAGAAAATAACTTTCTAGAGATCCCAGATGGTTGTGTGTTATCCAGCTACtaaatacttttgaaaagcTTCATGAAAAGCATTATAATTTTAAGAATAGCCTCTGCAGACTGGGAACCCGCTCTCTCAGTTCATGCTAATACTGTAACTTGAGATAGTTGATTCTTATTCttctatgtattttttccccctttttctgcttctgaattttaagacctttttcttcagaatagaTACCATGCTGCTTAGTCTATGATTTCTGCTGACCTTCAAGGTCTGTCCCTTCTTTTGCCCATACTGGTTTTATGCTAGTGTCATTCCAAAGTCGCTAAAACGTTACATTGACTTGGAAGCCATAAAATTCAGAACTAGGCTGTAGTACATCTCCAGAGTTTAGTGATCTCAGACCCTGAGGACAAACGCCATGAGCACTAGCAAAATTGATTTGAGATCTGGGCTTAAGTTctgtatgttttgaaaaaagatCTTGCATATTGTGACTCTAACCTCAAATTAGTCgttgttttctgttgctgttgttgttcaTCCTGGACTGACGTGGAACATCTCATAGCATGAGAAAATTTACCCGTTTGGATACAGCAATATAAAGTAAGAGGAGGAATAGCATTAAATGAGGCTGTGACAAAGAATCAAAAATACTTGTGTCCGAATACCGGAGCCAGTAAACTGAACTGGGCATCAGATTTCCCTCTGCACTGGCTTAGCTGGAACTCCTGACTGCCTTCCAGGCACAGGTTAATAATGATGAAATTTGCCTGGGTAGATAAATGTTCGACATAATGGGGTCAGGGAATGTGAAGGAGGACTGCAATGATCTTGTACCACATGCTGTCAGTTGAGGAGCAATATGTGCTCTGTCCTGCTTGTGTGAAATGTTCAGTCAACAAACAGTGGCCTTTCCCTGcagctttaattttgtttgtgaTGAAAAAATTGAGTTCACACCAAAGCAACATCTTTTCTCTTCCGGTACTTCAGACCTAAAACAAGAAGTCTGGCTTGACTGAAAAGGTGAACAAATTTCAGAGgtgtttttactttattttagtGTTGGTAAACATCTGAAATTGTACATATGAGACAATTCCACCTGGCCTGGCTGTGTGACAGTGTGTCTGGAGGCTGGCAGTGCATGTTAGAGACTTTGTGTATATATCTGTTCATAAGGCTTGTGATCTCtgctggaaaatgttttatgtgAAGTGTGACTGAAATGACAGGTTTGTAAAGCAGTTTTTATTTGAcctctttggctttttttgtgaCTGCTTTTGCACATGTAGTTTCCTCACCTATGCACAAAACAAACCAGGgtaaaaacaagaacaaaaacctAAGAGGAAGGTCACCAAGTAAAAAGAGAATGGTATTTGGACCTTCATGAAAATACTAGATAAAACTGCAAGATGGCATAAACTTATAAAATGTACTATAATTCAGATATGAAAATATCAGCCAGACCACATTTGCTATGAAAACATAGTGAAAAACTCAAAAGTTTTGGTGATTTCAGTTTAAAGATGCACTCTTGTATGCAGTCAAAAAAGTCAGTGAAAGTGGAAtggaaatagaaatattttaaatctttactTTTACTGAAACATCCACCTTACTGAAACCTCCAGTTTCAAGACAGGAATGAGGTCTGTCTGGAGTTAAAGAGGACGCAAAGGTGGTTTTCCTTAAGGGAGATAAGTCTTCAAAGTACAAGCATGAACCAAATACAGAATCTGGACAAATTTAGTGGTGAAAGTCCACAATACCTTCTACAAATGCATTCAAAGCCTGTGAAGAAGTCAAAATGAAGCATATACACATCATAGGTGATATCTCTGAGTTTAATCAGTATGATCACGTTGGTTTGCTGAGGTCTCCATGTAACACTGTTTGAAGCAATTTGTTTTGCCCTTGACCAGACCAACACTGCAAAAGAACATATGCAGGTTTCTTACTtacatttgtttgcttgttcCTAAATTCCTTCTCCCTCTGTAATCGGTAGTGGTCTATCTCAGCTATGGCTTCTTCTTTGGCCTGCTTCagcctctttccctttcctaatGGAGGAAGAAACAGGGATTTACTTCACACTTGTCACTGTATCCCAAAAGATGAATCTCTCTAAATCAGAGGTATTTTACCCGGTGTAGTAAAATGGACAAAGCTTCAAGCAAAGTCAACAGCAGCTTTATTTGAACAAGAATGGTCAGAAGAGCCAAAGTGATTTAGGTAGGGTACTTTTCGACTGAAGGCCAGTCACGCAAGTACCCATCTTCTGAGACCAACTCCCTGTGCAAAAAGCACACATCAAATGAAAGGCTTGTTGGTTTGCTAAGAACAGAAGTCTTTTTGCAACTACACATTTTCTCATAAcgcaaatgcttttttttttttttatcacagcttggtgtttaaataaatatctaTCTTTCCTTCATCAGCAATAGTAGCAGCCAGATAACAGATTTTAGTTGTCACTGATGGGAAAAGACGTTATTCTGTAAGATTTGCTGTATTGATTGGTTGCCAACATCCCTTAATCCTACACCAACTGGATTCTGCTTAGAGCTGGCAGATTTCCAAAGTACTGCAAGATACATCTTAACCACTACCAAACCAAGTTGCAACCTTCAGCCTGTGTCCTCTTCCCCACCCTTTTCCCCTAACATTTGTTAAATGCGGAGGTGAGTGgttaagagaaaaaggaggtCAATGGTATTCTCTACCAATGTATAGAAAATATGAAAGTGCTTaaaaagtgggttttttccttttctttttaaacaggagGGTGATCTGTAAGGTTACATTTTAGGCTGTAGCAGAAACTAGAGCATTCCTCCTGAACAggcttgttttctcctttccaaatttGGAGCTGATCAGCCTTTTATAGAGTTTTCCTCTAGGAGCAGAgccggggtgtgtgtgtgtgggtgtgtgtgtgattcTCTGGAGCTGGAAGTCAGGGGGAGTGACTATGAtgaattacaaaattaattaattttgttcaCTGTGAATAGTTACTTTGTCTTAGTTAAAATGCTCAGGGATTGTC comes from Haliaeetus albicilla chromosome 8, bHalAlb1.1, whole genome shotgun sequence and encodes:
- the ATP6V1G3 gene encoding V-type proton ATPase subunit G 3, whose translation is MTSQSQGIQQLLQAEKRAKDKLEEAKKRKGKRLKQAKEEAIAEIDHYRLQREKEFRNKQTNVMGSQGNLSAKIEEQTTETVRNLTRSYHKNMESMMKKLLSTICDIKPEVHPNFRHAV